The sequence ATGAATCAAGATGAAGAAGAACCTGATGATAGGATTAATGGTATGGTAGAGGAGTTATACACAGCCGAAGATCAAGATAAAAGGAAATCTATGTTTGGAGATATACTAAAGGAGATGAAACAAGAACTTTATCCTGGTGCAACTTATACAAGATTTTCTTTTGTGGTGAAGTTGCTTCATATTAAGTCATTTTATCGTATCAGCAATGTTGGCTTCACTGCAATACTGAAGTTGTTGAAATCAGGATTTCCTAATTGCTCCCTTCCTGCATCTTTTGGAGAAGCAAAGAAACTTATTCGTGCACTAGGACTTGGGTATGTTTCAATCCATGTGTGCGTGAATAACTGTGTTTTGTTTCGGAAGAACTATGCAAAGCACGATCAATGTCCAATTTGCGGTGAATCAAGATGGAAAGATACAAATAAACGGATCCCTCAAAAGGTATTGCGCCATTTTCCATTGATCCCTAGGCTAAAGAGAATGTTTGCTTCCAAAGAAATAGCAAAACAGGCACAATGGCATAAGTTCAAGAGGAAACATGTGGAGAATGAGCTTAGTCATCCAGCTGATGGAGAGGCATGGAAAGATTTTGATAGAAAATATGGTCAGTTTGCAGAAGATGCAAGGAACATTAGACTTGGGCTCGCTACTGATGGTTTCAATCCTTTTGGCAAAATGAGCTCATCATACAACATGTGGCCAATATTTCTTATACCATACAACTTTCCTCCATGGGAATGTATGGAACAATCCAACTTCATTATGGGCCTACTCATTCCTGGCCCAAAATGCCCAGGAAAGGATTTTGATGTCTTTATGGAACCACTCATTGAAGAGTTGTtggagctttggaaaggtgtcACTACTTGGGATGCATTGAGTGGAAACAATTTTGAACTACATGCTGCAGTTATATGGTGCATTCACGACTATCCAGCTTTGAGCACATTGTCAGGTCGGGTCACAAAAGGCTATTACGCTTGTGTGCATTGTGACAAAAATCCTTGCTCCAAAAGAATAAGGAACAAGATATGCTATGTTTATCATCGACGTTTCCTTCCAAAAGATCACATTTGgaggagaaataaaagttttgatGGTCATAGTGAACAACGTGAGAAACCAGAGGAATTTAGCATAGATGAGTTGATGCAACAATTGGAGAGGGTAAAAGATGTATGACCAGGAAAACATACTAAAAGCAAAAAGAGAAAGAGGGAAGTAGAAGGTCAATGTTGGAAGCGAAGATCATGTCTATGGGATTTGCCATATTGGTCAAGTTTGAAGTTGCGCCACAATCTTGATGTAATGCACATTGAAAAAAATATATGTGAGTACTTTCTTGGTACATTTCTTGGCATTGTTGGAAAGACAAAGGACACCATTAATGCTAGGCTTGATTTGGAGGACATGGGCATAAGGAGACATTTACACTTAAAGCATAATGGGGACTCATACAATTTTCCGCATGCACCATACACAATGAATAAAACACAGAAGGTTGATTTTTGTGACTTTTTGAGAAGTGTGAAATTCCCCGATGGCTATGTTTCTAACTTAGCAACATGTTTTAGTACTGATGGATGCAACCTCCAAGCATTGAAAACTCATGATTGTCATATCCTTCTTCAAAGAATTTTACCTGCTGCTATTAGAGGAATCATGAGTAAGGACATATATGAAGCACTTGCTGAATTAGGTATTTTCTTTCAGCACTTATGTGCTAAGACATTGAAGTTGGATGTTTTACAAAGAATGAAAGTTGAAATCCCAATCATTTTGTGCAAGCTTGAGAAAATATTTCCTCCTTCTTTCTTTGATGTGATGCTGCATTTGGCTATTCATTTACCTGACGAGGCAATCCTAAGAGGACCAGTGCAATATGGGTGGATGTATCCGGTGGAAAGAAGGTTGTATACATTGAAACGTTTTGTAAGAAATATGGCTAGACCTGAAGGATCCATTGCAGAAGCATATGTTGCTAATGAGTGCTTGACAGCTTGCTCGAGGTACTTCGATGATGTTGACACACGACACAATCGGGAGGGTAGGAACAAAGAGCGTGTTGATTTGAGCAGAGGCAaattttatgtttttcagcatggAGTTGAACTTCTTGGAGCACCAAGAATTACATACCTCCAAGATGATTATGATAAGATGGTTTGGTATGTCCTAAACAATTGTTCGGAGGTCGAGCCATATATAAAGTACGCATTTCCTTATACGTTTGTCATTTTTATATGAATTGTTATTATCGCCTCTAATATATACCATATCAGGATGTATAAGGAAGAGTTAGAGAATGAAGGGATTGTTAATGTGGAAAAAACCATTCAGAAGCACTTTTCCTCCTGGTTTAAGAAGCATGTGAGTTTCAAGTTCATATCCTCAACATCAATAATTGACTTGTTTTCACCATGGATTTTTTATGTCTTCAGATTGCAAGTTTGCGTTTTGTCGAGGGAGAAGACATTGATGATGACCTATATGCATTGGCATGCGAACCGGATTTGCGAGTTCGAATTTTTTCTGCATGTCTTGTTGATGGTGTTCGGTACCACACCATTGACCGTGAGAGAAATAGAAGAACCCAAAACAGTGGAGTCATGGTTGAGGGCACTCATAATAATGAATTCATTGATTTTTATGGCTGCTTAAAAGAAATTATCGAGTTGCAGTATAACTCAGATTTGATGGAGCATCGGACAGTTGTTCTTTTCCGGTGTGATTGGTTTGACACTCATAGCAAGAAAGTCAGTATGAAATATGATGGATATTTTAGAAGCATAAACCATAGTAGTTGTTGGTACAAAAACGATACTTTTATTCTAGCAGCACAAGCAACTAAGGTATTTTATTTGCAAGACATCAAGAATTCTGGAAGCTGGAAGATTGTTCAAAAATTTACACATAGGCACTTGTGGTGTGTGGCTGAAAATGACATTGATGAAAGACCTAGTTCCTCAGGACTATCATACCAAGATGATACATGTGTTGGTTCTGAAGTGCAAGTTAATGAAGGAGATATGGAGATAACTGGACATCAGGATGCTGACGAATCTATTAATGTCAGTGCAAGTGTGGTTGATGAATTTCGGGTGCAACGAGAAGAGGAAGTGGAAGAGTATGAGACAAGCGACAATGAAGATGAAACTGGATGGCAATATGCTAGTGACAACGAAGAATCAATAACTATTGTCAATGACGATGATGATTTCAGCGATAACGAGTAGCATGTTTTTTGTTTGATCTGAGAGaagttaactctatgtcgtatttTGTTTGATTTTTAAGAAGTGAACTGGCTACTGTTATTTGAGAGAAGTGAACTGTATGCTACAATTTGTTTGATTTTTAAGAAGTGAACTAGCTACTGTTATTTGAGAGAAGTGAACTATATGCTGCAATTTGTTTGATTTTTAAGAAGTGAACTCTAACTGATGTAATACTACTGCTACACCGAATACACATTTCAGATTTCAGAACATACACATTTCATAACGCATTTCTATGCAACTCAGATTTCAGAAAACACACATTTCAGAACACATTTGTGTGCACCACATATTTCACATTTCAGATTGTAGAATACATTTCAGGTTTCAGAACATAGATCCAGCCATGCATCAGTAGTGCACAGCCTGTTTACAAGACCCCTACATTTTTCTACCCAATGACATCTCCCTTTTTCTTCTTCTGGTTATGAACCAATTCCTGCAGCATTCCATAGATGACTTCCTTTTCATGTCGCATAGCTTGTGTCTGAAGGCCTGATCGAGCATGCAAATTTTGTGATCCGCTTCTAACACCTTGTCGTACACAACACCAACTTTGTGATCCATGTCTTTCAGCTAGTAAACTGAACATGGCGTGTAACTGAAACTGCACATGGCGTGTAAACGAGTTAATTGACTTTATAACACTCTCGTCGCGCGGTTTCGCCGGATTACTACTCCGCAGCTCCGCTTCGCCAGGATGGTATTATGGAGCACGCGCACACGCTAAATTGGTATGGTTAGTATCCCGCCCACTGTAACCGGTTGTTTTGTTGCGTTTAATGAACGTCGTATATTCCTGTGTACTAATCTATCCCTAGCGACGCTGCCCAAGCTCCTGTCCAGTTTTGACCGTGGCGCTCCCTGCCCACTGCCCACTGGTGCCCGCGCCGCCACCATTTGGTTCCTGCGTCGTCAACCTCTGGTTCCCTCGCTGCCGCCATCTGGTGCTTGAAAGTAACTGAACTGAAACTGAACTGCAGCTGGTCAAACTATGTGTATGTATGAAACTATGTGTATGTATGAAACTATGTGTATGTGTGAGACTTTGTATGTGTATCCATGACCAGTTTCTATTTTTGTGTCAGACTATGTGTATGTGTGATTCTGTTTTTGTTCCAAGACCAGACAATGGCAGTTTGTGTTCCATGACCAGTTGCTGAACACCAAAAAATCAGTTGACAGTGTGACTCCAATTCAGTTTGTGGCTCCGACCGTTGACCAGTTTTTGAACTAAAACTACTGAATTTTGATGTGTTTTCATGGCCGAATCAAACAAGACTGAAACAAGGCTGAAACTGTTTTCATGGCCGAAGCAAACAGGCAGCTGAATTGAAATTCAGTTGGTCAGTGCAGTTACCAGTCTTGTTTGTCAGTAAATCAGTGACAGTCTTGTTTGTCAGTGCAGTTACCAGAAATAGAAACTGAATTCAAAAGACTGAATTGAAATTCAGTTGGTCAGTGcaaaaaaattcaaaaaaaattcAGATACTTAATTAAGATGGTCAGTGCACGACGGTTGGCCAGTCCAGTTGGTCAGTTGGTCAGCTGAAAAATACAAAAGAATTCAGTTGAGACTCATCTAGGTGCTTGCTTGAATTCACTTGAGACTGAATTAAGATGAGACTGACCAACTTGAATTCAGTTTATGCTTGCAGTTGCTTGCCTGTTCACTTGAGTTTGTGCCAGAACACAGAATTCAGTTTGTGGCACATTCAGATGCTTTCAGATGAAAATACTGAATTCAGTTTGTGGGCAGAACAGAGAAACTGAATTTGCTTATTTTCAGTTAAAACTGAATTTCCCATAAACTTAAAAAGAACACAGAATTAAACATGTGTTGCTATGTCCATAAAACTGAAACCGAAACTGAATTGCTCAAATAAATTAGCGTTGTCCATTAGATAGTAACAAGCACGTAGTGTAGTGGTTTGTCTTGGTTTGCTAGCACTTTATTAGGTGGTGGTTTGATTCCCATGTATGaactttattcttttcttttttgcaTTTTTTGCTAATAGGAGACGTGCTCGTGGTTTTTCATTAATTTCAGATTTAAAAGCACATGTGAACAAATCTTCCCAGGCGCTACACCACGACCCCACCCCACGCCCGTCTTCCTTGCCTCAACGTCGCCACCAAATCCAACCGCCTGGACGCCACCGCCCCGCCCCACCTTGGCGCCGCCGCTCCATCCAACTGCCTGGACGCCACCGCCCTGCCCCACCTTGGCGCCACTGCTCCATCCAACTGCCTCGACGGGTGTCTGCTCCTCACTACCTGGCCGTGTTCAAGATGCCCCCTGGAAGGATGGATGGGGCAAGGACACGCAAAGACCTTGGTGGTAAGTGACTTCAAGTTCTTCTCCCATTTACTGCTTTGCTATCGTTGCCCAGCACGGGTCGCCGATGCCGTCGCCGATGCCCGGGCCACCGTTGCCGTTGCCCAACATGGTCCATCGCTGCAGAGGGATGTCTTCTATCCTTGCAAACACATGTGTATTTTTTGTAGCAGAGAGGTTTCAGGTGCTCAGATCGGATCCCCTATTCTCCTTTTTTATAGATGGATTCTGTAGGTTATCTATCACAGTGGTAAATAGAGATGCATAATTTAGTTATATGCTTATTTTTCTGCAGAGATTGTTGTCGCTAATGGCATATAGTGATTATCTAAACAGATTATGTcataagttatgattttctatatGATTTTGATAGTAGGAGTGTAGGATAGTACGTTATCTCCTCTTTTTCTAGCAAAGGCAACATATATGCATGGCCACTAGTTACTTCTTTTTGTTTACAAGAAAATAACAGACAAAGTTGGTGAATCATTAACATCACTTATTCTGAACTGAGCACCAATAATTACTTTACGGCTTTTTACTACTATGTTCCACCAACCACCGTGTTGTTAGCACAATTCTGATATTTATCTAGTTCAACAGAATTCCAATTAGTTTACTTGCTCCAAATAGTTTAGTAGTCGTGTCCTATTCACTTGCTTCAATTAGTTAACAGAATTTGCATCAATTAGTTCACTTGATGCAACACTCATTTTTTAGTTCAGCAGTCATGTCCTAGTTAACAGGTGAACACTCATATTTTGTCTATTTAATGTATGTTCAGAGGTGCCAATTACTGAGTATGAAAAGGAGAGGGCTTTAAATGTGATGAGGAACAACAAAATGTTGAGTAGTCTTGGTATAACTGGATTAACATCACTTATTCGATCAAGTAGTACAAGGAAGAACTCTATCGCTCGTGAAGACTTTGATCCATTGTATGAACCTGATCATAGTGAGGACAATGATCATCATGTGGCTGATCAGGTACTTAGATTTCTTATTGTACCCCTTTGGTGTTATTACTGATTATTGTTCAATGTGCAATAAGATAAATTTGGGTTTAATTCTTTTATTATGCCTACGAGGCCATGCAGGATGAACCTTTCTGCATTGAAAGAAGGACCACCAACATGTCTACTGGTTTTGGAGGAACAAAAGGATCCAAGAGAGTGGTAGCACCTAATGTAGAAGACCAAGTTGGTAGAGTAACTAGGCAGAAGACAAAGGAACTATCCTTAGTTGAGAAAGATATACATGGTTCGACTGCAAATACAGATGAGCACACATTGATTTCTGCCAATTTTTCTGCACACCATGATGACGAGATTCAGATGTGTGATGAAGGCAAGAAAACAGTGATCTATTCTAAAACAAATATGTTCTAGAAATTTGCATTAAACTGATTATAATCTACATTAATTTTGTGAAAATGTTCATTATTTTCAGGTCAAATAGATGTCATGACAGATAAATGGATAAGGGGAAAAAGTATGGGCAAACAATTGGAAAGGATAAGTCGAGGCTTAAACACTAAGATCCCATTGGTCATCACTGAAGGGAATAGACGTCCTGAGGTTCCTATGCAAGCTGCAATGCTTGCATCAGAAGGAGGAATTGTAATTAGGCAACATATGCCGATCCTAACACACTGGAAGGAGTACAAGAATGACAAATCCTATTTGGAAGACTTCGTCGGTAGAATTGGTGTAAGTAAATAGTCTTTCTTCCTAAACATCAAATGAATAGGGTGGTAGAGCCTATGTCCTATATTGCCAATTTATTAGTATATAATTAGCAGGTGCACTTTCTCTCATAAATTGCTAAAAGAACTATGGCAGAAAGAATTGCATATGTTTCTCTGTTCCAAATGACACCTTACCTTAGAAATTGTTCTATCCAATTTCATTAGACACTATGAATCTCTCTATTCTGATATGCATGTTTTTTTTACTAGGGTCAATTTGCCATAGACACCAAAAACAAAGATGTCAAATATGCATGTGCTGATTTGATGAGGTGTAATCAGCGACAAATGAGATATAAGCTCAAGAAGGCTTACTTTAATGGTGTGGCAGCTGACAAAGTGAGAACAACATCACCGTTGAGTACTATGACAGATGAGCAATGGATGCAACTCGTCAATATGTGGTCTACCCCAAAGCACAAGGTATAGAATTACTAGTTGCAATTTGTGTTTTCTAGTATTGTCAACATGAAATTAGACATAAACTATCTTATGCTTGGAGCTATTTCCACTTGTGGTTTGTACTTAAATCAAAAGATTTTCATTTTGATTATAATACCCACTTTAGAGGATAAATTGTTGGATACTATTGTTTTCTAAAAAAACTGGTTTTCTCAAGCATGTAGGAGTGTTATGTGTCTTTAAGTTAAAAAGAGATAACTGGTCTGAAACACAcataaaataaataatataaacGCTTTTTAGTTGCTCTTTGAACACAAGGGTGTATCCTTTACAGCTGTTTGGGTCATTTTCATGACTCACTTCTTAGCTTAACCTCCATATGCAAAGCTGAAAAGAAAGCAAGTTTGGACTGCTCTGGTGTAGACTTAAAATTCCAGGGCATATGAGGTAAGAAACAAGTGTTGTGCCATTGTTTCTTGAGCTACATTTTTTGTTGAAAGGAATATGCAGGAACATACCTTGTTGTGCAGTTGAAAGGAACACGCAGTAACATACCTAGTATTCCAACAAAACATACCTTCTTCAAAGGAACAAGCTGGAACATACTTTAATCTATGTTTCTAGTTTTACAATATAATGGTTTTATAGGATAAATGTGTGAACAACAAAGTGATTCGTGGAAAAGTTCGGTTCCAGCAAAAGACAGGATCTCGGAGTTACATTGCACATATGCATGTCGTGGTAATATACATATACAATATGTGTTCAATTGTTCCTCACCTATCCTTTATGTTTGAATCTTACATTTAGAAATTGTTTGCATGTATTTTAGAAGCAAGCCAAATATGGAGATGCACCACCAAGTGCGATTGATCTTTTTAAAGAGTGCCATTGTAGTAGGAAGACTGGTTTTGCTGAGCCTGTAAAGGAAGCAATTGTAAGTTATGCTCCATTTTTAACTGCAATTTTATTTATTGATTTCAAACTGAATAATCGTTTGGCATTGAAAGCAACTTTGGCCAAATACCTATATCGTTTAGTACCATTCATAAATCAGAGTAgatatgcaatgtatgatgttctTCATCGTTAAGTAATAAACAACCAGACCTATTCAGTTTCTGTAGTGCTTATCCTATGGCTGGCTATGCCATATCCTCTCTCTTTTTTTGCTGTATGCAGAATCCTAGTACTGGTTGTGTTATATTAGCAGTTAGTTGATACTTTCAGTTCTACTCTATGTGGTATGAAATTCTCAGTTGTGAATATCAATGGCCAATTTATGTGAGTGAAAAGGTTTTTTTATAAACATTATGATTAATAATTTAGTTGTACACTAGAAGAGTCTCAAATGTGATTGATTACATGCCTTAGGCAAAAGTTATTGAATGGGTGTATGAAGATGCCCAAGGTGATTAATAACTTGTGGTGTTTAGTTTAGTAATATACATGCAGAACTAACCATTTTATTGAGTGTTTAGCTTATTTTTGTCATTATATTTCACTTGTGCACCTTGCGCTGACTGTGTTGTGGTTGAGGAATTTTCCCCGATGTAACCTGTTCTTATCCAAGTGAATACTATGAAGGAGCTAGTACTATAGAAACCGAACATAAATGTGACTAGTTTATTGAATGCTTGTTTTGGTTTCATTTTATCCATACCACTTGTCTTATTTTTAAACCTTCCCATTCACAGGACACAATGGAAGCACTTGTGGCTGAGCCTGGAGTAGAAGGGAAAGAATCTAAGACCCCTACAGAAGCAGTTGCTCAAGTGTTGTCTTCATCAAAATTTCTTTATAATATCGGTCTTGTACCCACCACAAAGAAAAGCTGCAATGGTGGTGATCCTACATGTGTGGCAGAACTTGAGGCTGAACTTGAATCAGAGAAGCAAAACTCATTAGAAGTTAGAGCTCAGTTAGATGCCCTAAAGAAGAAGGTAGAAGAATCAGAAGAAGCAAGGGCTAAGGAGTTAGAAAAGATCAATGATCTGCAAAAAGGAGCAGATGAGACCAATGCTCTCCTTCGTCGTCTCTTTAGCCTCAATAAGTAGTTGGTCGATTGTGCCCTGATTTTGCTGTCCTATTTGTACTCTGCTTTGCACTCTACTTGATGCTGGTGATAAAACATGATGATAGTTTTAATTTTGATATGTCCTTTTGTTAGTGTCCTTAGCACACTACTAGATGCTGGCGTGATGAAACATGGTGAcaattttgaaaattttgaaggaTTTGGTTGTTGATAAATGATGTCTATGATAATATGTTGCTAAGTATATGTGTTGATTGTTGATTGGTGTTTAATTACAATGGATTTTTCTTATGGTACATTGTGAAACAAAATGTCTGGGTTCTACTGGAACCCAGCGCTTCCAGCAGCTATGTTTCTATGCTGTGTTCTGTGCTCTTGACTGCAGGTTTAAAAATTAAAAAGCAAAAAAATGGTATAACAAATCGGTTGTATGCTTTCTGGGCTGCAATACCAGATTAAAAAAGGCAAAAAAATTTATGGTGAAAGAAATTGACTTGAGGGCTAAATATTTTGTGACGAACAAAATTGTCATAAGAAATATGCCACGTAAGATGCCATGTCATGCGCATGTTTAATTTTATGACGTTTTCTATCCTACGTGGAGGCATGTTGTGGCGTTTTTTGGAGATTGTTAGTGACGAAAATAGCGTGTCACAAAACTATGACGACGTATAATATGTCACTAAATTTATGACAAATAAACATGAAACGTCACAGATCATGCTATGCCACGCATGATAGGTGACGAAGTAATTATCGTCATGGAGATGTCATAAATTTCAAAAAATGACATAAATTCAAGGTTTGGTGACATAAAGAGAACGTCACAGAAGGTCATAAGTGTTGTAGtgactccatgttgtggtgactTCCTTTGGTCAATGGGTGCActgaacccctctcaagtgatctaaaGATCAAACATGAGTGTCACAgttgtcttccttatatcaatattccaattgtgaggaatctccacaaactgGAGTCTCTTACGTATTACACAGATCATAGTCAGAACAAGTATAAGGGAGAGAATAGAATatgcacacaagagcacaacgcAGCAACAACGCGCACAAATGTGAAGAAGAGAGCACAACCACAAAACAATAGAGTAATGACTCAAGAAATGCACTCAAATCTCTCTAGAACACTTCGAAGGCGTGGTTGTGGAGTCTCGAAGTTGTAGTGTGCTCAAGGTATTCTTGGTGAAAGGGtaatgtgcccttgagccatttctatTTGTTCcgatgattaagtgcccaacacatca is a genomic window of Zea mays cultivar B73 chromosome 5, Zm-B73-REFERENCE-NAM-5.0, whole genome shotgun sequence containing:
- the LOC103627141 gene encoding uncharacterized protein, whose translation is MHIEKNICEYFLGTFLGIVGKTKDTINARLDLEDMGIRRHLHLKHNGDSYNFPHAPYTMNKTQKVDFCDFLRSVKFPDGYVSNLATCFSTDGCNLQALKTHDCHILLQRILPAAIRGIMSKDIYEALAELGIFFQHLCAKTLKLDVLQRMKVEIPIILCKLEKIFPPSFFDVMLHLAIHLPDEAILRGPVQYGWMYPVERRLYTLKRFVRNMARPEGSIAEAYVANECLTACSRYFDDVDTRHNREGRNKERVDLSRGKFYVFQHGVELLGAPRITYLQDDYDKMVWYVLNNCSEVEPYIKMYKEELENEGIVNVEKTIQKHFSSWFKKHIASLRFVEGEDIDDDLYALACEPDLRVRIFSACLVDGVRYHTIDRERNRRTQNSGVMVEGTHNNEFIDFYGCLKEIIELQYNSDLMEHRTVVLFRCDWFDTHSKKVSMKYDGYFRSINHSSCWYKNDTFILAAQATKVFYLQDIKNSGSWKIVQKFTHRHLWCVAENDIDERPSSSGLSYQDDTCVGSEVQVNEGDMEITGHQDADESINVSASVVDEFRVQREEEVEEYETSDNEDETGWQYASDNEESITIVNDDDDFSDNE
- the LOC103628624 gene encoding uncharacterized protein isoform X1, giving the protein MPPGRMDGARTRKDLGEVPITEYEKERALNVMRNNKMLSSLGITGLTSLIRSSSTRKNSIAREDFDPLYEPDHSEDNDHHVADQDEPFCIERRTTNMSTGFGGTKGSKRVVAPNVEDQVGRVTRQKTKELSLVEKDIHGSTANTDEHTLISANFSAHHDDEIQMCDEGQIDVMTDKWIRGKSMGKQLERISRGLNTKIPLVITEGNRRPEVPMQAAMLASEGGIVIRQHMPILTHWKEYKNDKSYLEDFVGRIGGQFAIDTKNKDVKYACADLMRCNQRQMRYKLKKAYFNGVAADKVRTTSPLSTMTDEQWMQLVNMWSTPKHKDKCVNNKVIRGKVRFQQKTGSRSYIAHMHVVKQAKYGDAPPSAIDLFKECHCSRKTGFAEPVKEAIDTMEALVAEPGVEGKESKTPTEAVAQVLSSSKFLYNIGLVPTTKKSCNGGDPTCVAELEAELESEKQNSLEVRAQLDALKKKVEESEEARAKELEKINDLQKGADETNALLRRLFSLNK
- the LOC103628624 gene encoding uncharacterized protein isoform X2, with the translated sequence MPPGRMDGARTRKDLGEVPITEYEKERALNVMRNNKMLSSLGITGLTSLIRSSSTRKNSIAREDFDPLYEPDHSEDNDHHVADQDEPFCIERRTTNMSTGFGGTKGSKRVVAPNVEDQVGRVTRQKTKELSLVEKDIHGSTANTDEHTLISANFSAHHDDEIQMCDEGNRRPEVPMQAAMLASEGGIVIRQHMPILTHWKEYKNDKSYLEDFVGRIGGQFAIDTKNKDVKYACADLMRCNQRQMRYKLKKAYFNGVAADKVRTTSPLSTMTDEQWMQLVNMWSTPKHKDKCVNNKVIRGKVRFQQKTGSRSYIAHMHVVKQAKYGDAPPSAIDLFKECHCSRKTGFAEPVKEAIDTMEALVAEPGVEGKESKTPTEAVAQVLSSSKFLYNIGLVPTTKKSCNGGDPTCVAELEAELESEKQNSLEVRAQLDALKKKVEESEEARAKELEKINDLQKGADETNALLRRLFSLNK